A window of Flavobacterium psychrophilum genomic DNA:
TATGTACGTGTACATTACGTCTGTATCGGTTAACAGGGTAGGGTGCCCAATACGTGTAGTAAGTTGGGTAATAACCCCAGTACCATGGTGAGTAGTAAGGACGGTAGCTGTTCATCCAGAATATATCGAACATAACCGGCCTTGAAACATATACCGGCTCATATATATAGTTTGAACCGTACATGTAAACATCTCCTACAACCTGTACTTGTACATTATTGTTGCTATCTCTCTCAATTTCTATGGTAGCGACATCCTGAAAAGTGTCCTGAGCCAGTACTGCCTGTAATATTATAAGGTGAGTATTGTTCTCGGTAGCTTCAATTACTCTTAGGTAATCTACCCTGTTGTCACCGTTAAGGTCAAGGTTAGATATCATTAGTTCAGGATCGTTAAGCCTTCTTTCAAAATCTTCAAGATCGCTGGATTCTCCAAATATAGATGCTACAGCCTTAAGGTCAAGGTTATCGCTTATGTCGCTGTTATTAGCCCGAACGGTTGTAACATCTTGTGCAATAGCATCAGCTGTAAAAAACAGTGTAAAAAGGGCTATATGTTGTAATATCGTTTTCATGGTTATTGTTATTTAGGTTTGCCCGGTTATTGTAATTTTTGTTGATTGATTAACAATATCCAATTACTGTGCCAATATTTTTTTTGTAACTTTACATATATGTAAGAGCCTGTATTTACGGGGGTTTTAAAAATATAAAAATTATGGAGATACGCAAAGCCGCTATTGGAGATTTTGAAATAATAAATGGTCTTGCCGTAAGTACATGGCCTGATGCCTATAGTAAAATACTGTCTCAGGAACAGATAGAATATATGCTTGACGAAATGTACAGCCTTAACGCTATTACAGATCAGATCGCTATTAAAGGTCACCATTTTCTTATTTTATCTGCCGACGGAAAAGATCTTGGTTTTGCTTCGTATGAACTTAATCATCTTTCGGAGGTAACAAAACTCCACAAATTATATGTGCTGCCTGAAACACAGGGAACAGGCGCAGGGAAACTATTATTATCTAAAGTAGAGAATGCGGCTAAAGCAAACGGTAACGATAAGATTATACTTAATGTAAACCGATTTAATTCTGCCGTAAACTTTTATGTTAAGAATGGTTACGTAAAAGTAAAAGAAGAAGACATTAATATTGGTAATGGTTATCTTATGGAAGATTTCGTAATGGAAAAGCAGCTTTAATTGCAAAGTTTATAATAATATTCGGTTTATATTATGATGTCACTAACACATGTTTAATGGCATAAAGGGTAAATTTATGTATAATTTAAACCCTGATAATCATGATAGTACAAATTCCAGACCTTCCGGATACAATGGTTGGCTTCCGCGCAGACGGTGAAGTAACCAAAGACGATTTTGAAATCGTAAAGCACCAGGTGTCAAGCCTGGTAGAAAAAACAGGAAAACTTAACTACCTTTTATTCCTGAATACATCTCCATCTGAATTTACAGCAGGCGCCTGGCTACAGGATGCCCTTCTTGGTATTAAGAACATTACCAAATGGAACCGTGCTGCAATTATAAGTGATTCTGAAACCGTGATTAATTTTACAGATATATTCAGTAAACTTATGCCGGGTGAATTCCGCGGTTATCCAAAAGCTGATTATAATGAAGCTGTTGACTGGGTTTCCGGCCGAAGCGAAGACTAATTACTAACCAACAAAACGCTATAACTATGTCAGATCCTAATTCTAAAGATAATTTTAAAGATCTCTTTAACGGTGAGGCCAGAGCCAAGATTAAAGAGATGGCAAAAGATATAAATATATGTATGTTCTGTACAGAACTGTCTGTAAGGCCTGTACCTACGCGACCAATGAGTGTTGCCGATATTGATGATGATGGTAACCTTTGGTTTATCAGCTCAAAGAAAAGTAATAAGAATTTTGAGATAGGCCATGATGATGATGTGCAGCTTATCTTTGCAAAAAACGCAGATGCACATTTTCTTTCGGTATATGGTAAGGCTATTGTCTATAAAGATAAAGCCCATATTGAAGAGGTGTGGACACCAATGGCTAAGGCCTGGTTTGACGAAGGTAAAGAAGATCCGGATGTTACGGTGATTAAAGTTGAGCCTACAGATGCATACTATTGGGATACCAAAGATGGTAAAATGATATCTATGTTAAAATGGGCCGCAGGTACTATTACCGGAAACATGAAAGATGACGGTGGGGTAGAAGGCCGACTGAATGTATAATTTTACTACACAACTATAACTGAAAAACTCCCTGGCAAGGGAGTTTTTTTATGCTTCAGGCTTTGGTTCATCTTCATGCTTTGTAGGCGGGATGAATTTTACATGCCTCTCTGTTTCTTTTTGTTCTATGTATACCGCATAATCTGCGGGTTCTATATGTGCGCCAATAAAGCTGGCATACTCGCGGGTAAATTCTGCTCCAAAATACAATATTGCCGCGGTATAATATACCCATAAAAGAATAACAATTATAGATCCGGCTGCTCCGTAAGGGGAACCCGCTGCTGTAGTATTTATATAAATGCCTATTACATAACTGCCCAGCATAAATAGTAACGATGTAAAAAATGCTCCGGCACGTACATCCTTCCATGCTATTTTAGCATCGGGAAGCACTTTGAATATTACTCCAAACAGAACGGTAATTACCAGGAAGCTTATTACAAAATTCACAATGTTTACAATTATTAGTGTAAGATCGGGGAAGTACGATTTCAAAATATCATTAAGTGCTACAAGTGCACCATTTATTATTAATGATACGATTAGCAAAAAGCCAAGCCCAACAATTATTGAACCTGATAGCAACCTGTCTTTAATAAGCTTTAACCATCCCTTCTTAGGTTTTGCTTTAACGCGCCATATCATATTAATTGAATCCTGTATTTCACCAAATACCGTGGTGGCACCAATTACCAGTGTTACCCCACCAATAATAGCCGAAAAGGTAGACTTTCCGGAAAGTTGAAGGTTGCGTATTATCTGCTGTACCTGTGCCGCGGCTTCGTTACCTATAAGTCCGTTTATTTCTTCAAAAATCCTTCCTTCACTGGCTTCCTGTCCAAAAATTACTCCTGCAAGCGAAATAATAAGTAATAATAAGGGAGCAAGGGAAAACAGTGTATAGTAGGATAAGGATGCACTAAGTTTTAAACCCTTATCTGCCATGAACCCTGTAAAGGTATTTTTTAGAATGGTAAAGGTGTTCTTTAGCGCTTTTTTAGAGAAATAATTTTTCATAATACGGTTAATTATTGTCATAAAAATACATATCACCTCAGGCAAATACCACAAAATTAACATAACTATAAATTGGGCTGTTAAAAAAATGCCTGTTAAA
This region includes:
- a CDS encoding acetyltransferase; translation: MEIRKAAIGDFEIINGLAVSTWPDAYSKILSQEQIEYMLDEMYSLNAITDQIAIKGHHFLILSADGKDLGFASYELNHLSEVTKLHKLYVLPETQGTGAGKLLLSKVENAAKANGNDKIILNVNRFNSAVNFYVKNGYVKVKEEDINIGNGYLMEDFVMEKQL
- a CDS encoding general stress protein, translated to MSDPNSKDNFKDLFNGEARAKIKEMAKDINICMFCTELSVRPVPTRPMSVADIDDDGNLWFISSKKSNKNFEIGHDDDVQLIFAKNADAHFLSVYGKAIVYKDKAHIEEVWTPMAKAWFDEGKEDPDVTVIKVEPTDAYYWDTKDGKMISMLKWAAGTITGNMKDDGGVEGRLNV
- a CDS encoding ribonuclease BN is translated as MKNYFSKKALKNTFTILKNTFTGFMADKGLKLSASLSYYTLFSLAPLLLLIISLAGVIFGQEASEGRIFEEINGLIGNEAAAQVQQIIRNLQLSGKSTFSAIIGGVTLVIGATTVFGEIQDSINMIWRVKAKPKKGWLKLIKDRLLSGSIIVGLGFLLIVSLIINGALVALNDILKSYFPDLTLIIVNIVNFVISFLVITVLFGVIFKVLPDAKIAWKDVRAGAFFTSLLFMLGSYVIGIYINTTAAGSPYGAAGSIIVILLWVYYTAAILYFGAEFTREYASFIGAHIEPADYAVYIEQKETERHVKFIPPTKHEDEPKPEA